The following proteins are co-located in the Acidobacteriota bacterium genome:
- a CDS encoding EamA family transporter, with amino-acid sequence MKTLVVLFIAICAQVLGDVCLTKGMKSIGEINTLDPVALFHLGVQVFTTPYVWLGIASLTLFYLLYLVALSWADLSFVLPVTAFGYVLNAALARWLLGEHVSLGRWLGTTIICVGVAIVSRTEQKTTGGAVA; translated from the coding sequence ATGAAAACGCTCGTTGTCCTGTTCATCGCCATCTGCGCCCAAGTGCTCGGCGATGTCTGTTTAACCAAAGGCATGAAAAGCATCGGCGAGATCAACACGCTCGACCCGGTGGCGCTCTTTCACCTCGGCGTGCAGGTCTTCACCACGCCGTATGTCTGGCTGGGCATTGCATCGCTGACGCTGTTTTACCTGCTCTACCTGGTCGCACTCTCGTGGGCCGATTTGAGTTTCGTGTTGCCGGTGACGGCGTTCGGTTACGTGCTAAATGCGGCGCTGGCGCGTTGGCTGTTGGGCGAGCACGTCTCGTTGGGGCGCTGGCTGGGCACCACGATCATTTGCGTGGGCGTAGCCATCGTCTCGCGCACCGAACAAAAAACCACCGGAGGCGCGGTGGCGTGA
- a CDS encoding MotA/TolQ/ExbB proton channel family protein, producing MATCLCWLSVSFALALQQPAKSVLSLNPRDMITSMSWLGVAVVIVLLLMSIYSLALMLERYLTYKAAARQSREFAPKVAELLRQAQLENALKLSQTYQRSHLAVVVNSGLQELAASTALVKPARQMRKAKRAVRRAAAMKSAELQRGLSALATVGSTAPFVGLFGTVIGIIHAFEVMGQQQTSGFSAIAGGISEALVTTAFGLVVAIPAVWMFNYFTSRVHGFEVEMNNSADELIDYFLQQREGH from the coding sequence ATGGCTACGTGTCTCTGCTGGTTGTCTGTATCGTTTGCGCTGGCGCTGCAACAGCCCGCCAAATCGGTGCTGTCGCTCAATCCGCGCGATATGATTACAAGTATGAGTTGGCTCGGTGTCGCGGTCGTCATCGTGCTGTTGTTGATGTCCATCTATTCGCTGGCGCTGATGCTGGAACGCTACCTGACATACAAGGCGGCGGCGCGGCAATCGCGCGAGTTTGCGCCGAAAGTGGCGGAGTTGTTGCGGCAGGCGCAACTGGAGAATGCGTTGAAGCTCTCGCAAACCTATCAGCGCAGCCATCTGGCCGTGGTGGTGAATTCGGGCTTGCAGGAATTGGCTGCTAGCACGGCGCTCGTTAAACCCGCACGGCAAATGCGCAAGGCCAAACGCGCCGTCAGACGCGCGGCGGCCATGAAAAGCGCCGAGTTGCAACGCGGGCTTTCCGCCCTGGCGACGGTCGGTTCAACCGCGCCTTTTGTCGGCCTGTTCGGCACGGTCATCGGCATCATTCACGCGTTTGAAGTCATGGGCCAGCAGCAAACCTCCGGCTTCAGCGCCATTGCGGGCGGCATTTCCGAGGCGTTGGTGACGACGGCCTTTGGCTTGGTCGTCGCGATTCCGGCGGTGTGGATGTTCAACTACTTCACCAGCCGCGTGCATGGGTTCGAGGTCGAGATGAACAACTCGGCGGATGAATTAATTGATTACTTTCTGCAACAACGCGAAGGGCATTAG
- a CDS encoding PepSY domain-containing protein produces the protein MRMAGFTALCCGLSLGSLGLLACAAPGQVGVKTPQQRGSDYPPAFEATAAQQQEAETAWRALLTEFQLPETQFDAEPVLNTPRALPLALAGRIKLSPQESPLDELAAKEALRRFIERYAVLLSGGRRESAASLKDLSLMTFSKEGSLYRAVYQQRSFPYPLANGFGELMLVISKTGTLLQWNSRLLPKLELPVRTLIAAKDLPGKFVGRAFSYSSFAGQPMSYKVAKPDEVRVKDLVVYPKQSGNRLSLHLAYPVEVGSGMTWTVYVDAVTGEELEVRQNFNT, from the coding sequence ATGAGAATGGCTGGATTTACCGCGTTGTGTTGTGGGTTGTCATTGGGTTCGCTGGGGCTGTTGGCTTGCGCCGCGCCCGGCCAGGTCGGCGTCAAAACGCCGCAACAACGCGGCAGCGATTACCCCCCCGCCTTTGAAGCAACAGCCGCACAACAGCAAGAAGCCGAGACCGCTTGGCGCGCCTTGCTCACCGAATTCCAATTGCCCGAAACCCAATTTGACGCCGAACCGGTGCTGAACACGCCGCGCGCCTTGCCATTGGCCCTGGCGGGTCGTATCAAACTCAGCCCGCAAGAAAGCCCGCTGGACGAATTGGCCGCCAAAGAGGCGTTGCGCCGTTTCATCGAACGCTATGCGGTGCTGCTCAGCGGTGGGCGGCGCGAGTCGGCGGCTTCGTTAAAGGATTTGTCGTTGATGACCTTCAGCAAGGAAGGTTCGCTGTATCGCGCCGTCTATCAGCAACGCAGCTTCCCCTATCCGCTGGCCAACGGTTTTGGCGAACTGATGCTGGTCATCAGCAAGACGGGTACGCTGTTGCAATGGAACAGCCGTTTGTTGCCGAAGCTGGAGCTGCCCGTGCGCACCCTGATTGCCGCCAAAGACTTGCCGGGCAAGTTCGTCGGACGCGCCTTCAGTTACAGCAGCTTTGCCGGGCAGCCGATGAGTTACAAAGTTGCCAAGCCCGACGAGGTCAGGGTCAAGGATTTGGTCGTGTATCCGAAACAATCAGGCAATCGCCTGTCGCTGCATCTCGCTTACCCGGTTGAAGTTGGCAGCGGGATGACGTGGACGGTCTATGTAGATGCGGTCACAGGCGAGGAGTTAGAAGTGCGGCAGAATTTCAATACCTAG
- the hpnI gene encoding bacteriohopanetetrol glucosamine biosynthesis glycosyltransferase HpnI: MKTFLLLCNLIVCSSLGELLSAKGMQQVGAVSLRPRALAGALWRMLRNPFLFAGVACLAGAFFTFISLLSYADLSFVVPLTAVSYITNTLGGRFFLHERISRERWLGTLLVAGGVALISLSSTVETHALQWWQAFYALLAPAAVVSQATAPLLFWLLFAVRVVLLVCVTAACVYYSVALLAGLFWFRDRRRQRALGLSYTPAATIFKPVRGADAHAYENFASFCRQNFPVFQIVFGVQDTSDPALPIIEKLQRDFPACDIALVVSPKEIGFNRKVSNLQNMLAAAKHEVLLLVDSDIRVGPDYLRRVVAPLQQPRVGMVTCLYRGTNATTLGGLLENIGISSTFGPEVCAARTLEGIKFALGSTIALKRALLEKIGGFPAVADYLADDFLLGNFTAAAGYEVVLSDYVVEHVTGPDSFGAMLRHQLRWGRSTRISRPWGYRGLILTYGTVTALLSLLAWQFSPFAWGLLALTLVIRALPAFVVGVLGLQDFVLARWFWLVPVRDLITFGVWLASFIGDEIHWRGTNFRVLPGGKLAPTGR; this comes from the coding sequence GTGAAAACCTTTCTGCTGTTGTGCAATCTGATCGTGTGCAGTTCGCTGGGCGAACTCCTGTCGGCCAAGGGTATGCAACAGGTCGGCGCGGTTTCGTTGCGTCCGCGCGCCTTGGCTGGCGCGCTTTGGCGGATGTTGCGCAATCCCTTTTTGTTCGCGGGCGTCGCCTGTTTGGCTGGCGCGTTTTTCACGTTTATCAGTTTGCTGAGCTACGCCGATCTGAGTTTCGTCGTGCCGCTGACGGCGGTCAGTTACATTACGAACACCTTGGGCGGGCGCTTCTTTTTGCACGAACGCATCTCGCGCGAACGCTGGTTGGGCACGTTGCTGGTGGCAGGCGGCGTGGCGCTGATTTCATTATCCAGCACAGTTGAAACACACGCGCTGCAATGGTGGCAGGCGTTTTACGCCTTGCTTGCGCCGGCGGCAGTGGTGAGTCAAGCAACCGCGCCGTTGCTTTTCTGGCTGCTCTTCGCGGTGCGCGTCGTGTTGCTGGTCTGTGTGACGGCGGCCTGTGTTTACTACAGCGTGGCCCTGTTGGCGGGGCTGTTCTGGTTTCGCGACCGGCGGCGGCAGCGCGCGTTGGGGTTGAGCTATACGCCTGCCGCCACGATTTTCAAACCGGTGCGCGGGGCCGATGCGCATGCGTATGAAAACTTCGCCAGCTTTTGCCGGCAGAATTTCCCGGTCTTCCAAATCGTCTTCGGTGTGCAGGACACCAGCGATCCGGCGCTCCCGATCATCGAAAAGCTGCAACGCGATTTCCCTGCGTGTGACATTGCGCTGGTGGTTTCGCCCAAAGAAATCGGCTTCAATCGCAAAGTTTCAAATCTGCAAAATATGCTCGCGGCGGCCAAACACGAAGTGCTGTTGCTCGTGGACAGCGACATCCGCGTCGGGCCGGATTACCTGCGCCGCGTCGTCGCGCCGTTGCAACAGCCCCGCGTCGGCATGGTCACCTGTCTCTATCGCGGCACGAATGCGACGACGTTGGGCGGGCTGTTGGAGAACATCGGCATCTCGTCAACTTTCGGGCCGGAAGTCTGTGCGGCGCGCACGCTCGAAGGCATCAAATTCGCTCTCGGTTCGACCATCGCGTTGAAACGGGCGTTGCTGGAAAAAATCGGCGGCTTCCCAGCGGTGGCTGATTATCTGGCCGATGATTTTCTGCTCGGCAATTTCACGGCGGCGGCGGGTTATGAAGTCGTGCTCTCTGATTACGTCGTCGAACACGTTACCGGGCCGGATTCGTTCGGCGCGATGTTGCGGCATCAATTGCGCTGGGGCCGTTCGACGCGTATCTCGCGTCCCTGGGGCTATCGCGGCTTGATCCTGACGTATGGCACGGTGACCGCGCTGCTGTCCCTGCTGGCCTGGCAATTCAGCCCGTTTGCCTGGGGCCTGCTGGCGCTGACGCTCGTGATTCGCGCGCTGCCGGCGTTTGTCGTCGGCGTGCTGGGCTTGCAAGATTTCGTCTTGGCGCGCTGGTTCTGGCTGGTGCCGGTGCGCGACCTGATTACGTTTGGCGTTTGGCTGGCCAGCTTTATCGGCGACGAGATTCATTGGCGCGGGACGAACTTCCGCGTCTTACCGGGCGGCAAACTTGCGCCCACAGGAAGGTAG
- the rlmB gene encoding 23S rRNA (guanosine(2251)-2'-O)-methyltransferase RlmB codes for MANNQIYGLLPVLEALRARRRSINKILILDGAQPARLNELLELAKRAGVRVEKRDRRLLDELTRQANHQGVVAFTDAATRHSGYVEAETILDALSPDKPALLVLLDGIEDPHNLGAILRTCEGAGVDGVFIPEHRAAGLNETVAKTSAGAVEYVRVARVTNLSRLIEDLKARGIWVVGVEGNAPTQHWHFDFTPALALVLGGEGKGIRRLVREHCDAVVSIPMRGQLNSLNVSVASGVVLFEVLRQRAASVAQA; via the coding sequence ATGGCGAACAATCAAATTTACGGCCTGCTGCCCGTGCTCGAAGCCTTGCGCGCACGCCGCCGTTCCATCAACAAGATTCTGATTCTCGACGGCGCTCAGCCCGCGCGGCTGAACGAATTGCTCGAATTGGCCAAACGTGCGGGCGTGCGCGTCGAAAAGCGCGACCGCCGTTTGCTCGATGAACTGACGCGCCAGGCCAATCATCAAGGCGTCGTTGCTTTCACCGACGCCGCCACCCGGCACAGCGGCTATGTCGAAGCCGAAACGATTCTGGACGCGCTCTCGCCCGACAAACCCGCGCTGCTGGTGCTGCTCGACGGCATCGAAGACCCGCACAACCTGGGCGCGATCCTGCGCACCTGCGAAGGCGCGGGTGTGGATGGCGTTTTCATCCCCGAACACCGCGCCGCCGGGTTGAATGAAACGGTCGCCAAGACTTCGGCGGGCGCGGTCGAATATGTGCGCGTGGCCCGCGTGACCAATCTGTCGCGCCTGATCGAAGACCTGAAGGCGCGCGGCATCTGGGTCGTCGGCGTCGAAGGCAACGCCCCCACGCAACACTGGCACTTCGATTTCACGCCCGCGTTGGCGCTCGTGCTGGGCGGCGAAGGCAAAGGCATCCGCCGCCTGGTGCGCGAACATTGCGACGCCGTGGTTTCGATTCCAATGCGCGGGCAGTTGAATTCGCTGAACGTGAGCGTGGCCAGCGGCGTGGTGTTGTTTGAAGTACTGCGGCAACGCGCCGCGTCAGTCGCTCAGGCGTAG
- a CDS encoding SCO family protein, which translates to MHSSIIRFFTLCVLTGLLFTACQPKKPQATAGAKQYELKGKVVSADKAKHKVTIAHDKIGDYMEAMTMPFTLTDDWVYSDLTLGAQIQATLVVDQGMTWLENPVITKVVDPTLARSEETGVEPSAGAEVPDFTLVNQDGKKISFKQYRGGPLVLTFIYTRCPLPDYCPLMSQNFAKVKAAVDANDKLKTKTHLLSISVDPDYDKPQVLRTYGAGYVGKPDFKQWEFAAGAPGEVKKVAEFFGLQYWAEKDQIIHGLRTAIVSADGKVVKVYRGNEWKPEEIVRELEKL; encoded by the coding sequence ATGCATTCATCTATCATTCGTTTCTTTACGCTATGCGTGCTAACGGGCTTGCTCTTCACCGCTTGCCAACCCAAAAAACCGCAAGCGACCGCGGGCGCGAAACAGTATGAACTAAAAGGCAAGGTCGTCTCTGCTGACAAGGCCAAACACAAGGTCACCATCGCGCACGACAAGATCGGCGATTATATGGAGGCGATGACGATGCCCTTCACGCTGACCGACGATTGGGTTTACAGCGATCTGACACTCGGCGCGCAAATTCAGGCCACGCTGGTCGTAGACCAGGGCATGACCTGGCTGGAAAATCCGGTCATCACCAAAGTCGTAGACCCCACGCTCGCGCGTAGCGAGGAAACCGGCGTCGAACCTTCAGCGGGCGCGGAAGTGCCCGATTTCACCCTGGTCAATCAGGACGGCAAGAAAATCAGTTTCAAACAATATCGCGGCGGCCCGCTGGTGCTGACCTTCATTTACACGCGCTGCCCGCTGCCCGATTACTGCCCGCTGATGAGCCAGAATTTCGCCAAAGTCAAAGCCGCCGTAGACGCCAATGACAAGCTCAAAACCAAAACGCACCTGCTCAGCATCAGCGTTGATCCCGACTACGACAAGCCACAAGTTTTGCGCACCTATGGCGCAGGCTATGTTGGCAAGCCCGATTTCAAACAATGGGAATTCGCCGCCGGCGCGCCCGGCGAGGTCAAAAAGGTCGCTGAGTTTTTCGGCCTGCAATACTGGGCGGAAAAAGACCAGATCATCCACGGCCTGCGCACCGCCATTGTCAGCGCCGACGGCAAAGTCGTGAAAGTCTATCGCGGCAACGAATGGAAGCCGGAAGAGATCGTGCGGGAGTTGGAGAAGCTGTAG
- the hpnK gene encoding hopanoid biosynthesis-associated protein HpnK, translating to MTGNQQTKAAAHFGRVPLIVNGDDFGYSDGVNRAILQAHREGILTSASLMVNESAAAEAVALAQANPTLAVGLHLVLVLGRAALPHAEIPHITDAQGRFTDSSFQAGIQYYFSQAARREVRREMRVQFEKFAATSLPFSHVDGHTHLHQHPVVFAELIRLCEEFGVRRVRVVKGEMRLSLRLDRRHLPLKLVWGTVFNLLGNWCERQLRGRGFVQPQKVYGLLQSGDLNEDYLLGLIPRMAQTTTEIYAHPLAPDADAAAQSENPGGARELQALTSAQVRQAIEQAGFALTTYETAVQYRER from the coding sequence ATGACCGGTAATCAACAAACCAAAGCGGCGGCGCACTTCGGGCGCGTGCCACTCATTGTCAACGGCGACGATTTCGGTTATTCCGACGGTGTCAATCGCGCCATTCTGCAAGCCCATCGCGAAGGCATTTTGACCAGCGCCAGTCTGATGGTGAATGAAAGCGCCGCCGCAGAGGCCGTCGCACTCGCCCAAGCCAATCCCACACTCGCGGTCGGCTTGCACTTGGTGCTCGTGCTCGGACGCGCCGCCTTGCCGCACGCTGAAATCCCTCACATCACCGACGCGCAAGGCCGTTTCACCGACAGTTCGTTTCAGGCGGGCATTCAATACTATTTCAGCCAGGCCGCGCGCCGTGAAGTGCGCCGCGAGATGCGCGTCCAGTTTGAAAAGTTCGCGGCGACCAGCCTGCCCTTTTCGCACGTTGACGGCCACACGCACCTGCATCAACATCCCGTGGTTTTCGCCGAACTCATCCGCCTTTGCGAAGAGTTCGGCGTCCGGCGCGTGCGCGTCGTGAAAGGTGAAATGCGCTTGAGCCTGCGCCTGGATCGCCGCCACCTGCCGCTCAAGCTGGTCTGGGGCACGGTCTTCAACCTGTTGGGCAACTGGTGCGAGCGGCAATTGCGCGGGCGCGGCTTTGTGCAACCGCAAAAGGTTTACGGCCTATTGCAATCGGGCGACCTGAACGAAGATTATTTGCTCGGACTGATTCCACGCATGGCACAAACGACGACGGAAATTTACGCGCATCCGCTGGCGCCTGATGCTGACGCCGCCGCGCAAAGCGAGAATCCCGGCGGCGCGCGCGAGTTGCAAGCATTGACGAGCGCGCAAGTGCGCCAGGCCATCGAACAAGCTGGCTTTGCGCTGACGACATACGAAACAGCGGTGCAGTACCGGGAGCGGTAG